From Watersipora subatra chromosome 2, tzWatSuba1.1, whole genome shotgun sequence, one genomic window encodes:
- the LOC137387367 gene encoding uncharacterized protein YwbO-like isoform X1, producing the protein MADETTKKVPINIQIVADFMCLSCWIGKRKLEAAMQQTADLYDFNVSWEPFFLFPGLTDEGVEKLPRMKNPSILEQMRQRAASVGIKFSGRSKRLPNTFSGHQMLEYCKTLDNSTNLQSNVAERIFKNYLCEDQLLNRGVLNKIAEELCFDMAAYEGYMDCADNSKKVEETALSWKSKPIPSVPHFIINGETHISGSLEPDAFAKTFAFIADNQK; encoded by the exons ATGGCAGATGAGACCACTAAGAAGGTTCCTATCAACATACAGATTGTTGC GGATTTTATGTGTCTATCGTGCTGGATCGGCAAGCGAAAGCTGGAGGCTGCCATGCAGCAGACGGCTGACTTGTACGATTTTAATGTTTCTTGGGAGCCATTTTTCCTCTTTCCTGGTCTTACAGATGAAGGAGTTGAGAAACTTCCCAGGATGAAAAATCCCAG CATTCTTGAACAAATGCGACAGCGGGCAGCTTCTGTAGGAATCAAATTTAGTGGACGGTCTAAACGACTACCTAACACGTTTTCTGGCCACCAAATGCTGGAGTATTGTAAAACATTGGATAATTCGACGAATTTGCAGAGCAACGTAGCTGAACGAATATTCAAG AATTACCTCTGTGAAGATCAGCTGCTTAACAGAGGAGTCTTAAACAAAATAGCAGAAGAGCTATGTTTTGATATGGCTGCCTATGAGGGTTACATGGActgtgcagacaactccaagaaAGTAGAAGAGACTGCTCTTTCTTGGAAATCAAAACCTATCCCGA GTGTaccacattttattattaatggAGAGACACATATCTCAGGTTCACTGGAGCCCGACGCATTTGCAAAGACA
- the LOC137387367 gene encoding uncharacterized protein isoform X2: MCLSCWIGKRKLEAAMQQTADLYDFNVSWEPFFLFPGLTDEGVEKLPRMKNPSILEQMRQRAASVGIKFSGRSKRLPNTFSGHQMLEYCKTLDNSTNLQSNVAERIFKNYLCEDQLLNRGVLNKIAEELCFDMAAYEGYMDCADNSKKVEETALSWKSKPIPSVPHFIINGETHISGSLEPDAFAKTFAFIADNQK; this comes from the exons ATGTGTCTATCGTGCTGGATCGGCAAGCGAAAGCTGGAGGCTGCCATGCAGCAGACGGCTGACTTGTACGATTTTAATGTTTCTTGGGAGCCATTTTTCCTCTTTCCTGGTCTTACAGATGAAGGAGTTGAGAAACTTCCCAGGATGAAAAATCCCAG CATTCTTGAACAAATGCGACAGCGGGCAGCTTCTGTAGGAATCAAATTTAGTGGACGGTCTAAACGACTACCTAACACGTTTTCTGGCCACCAAATGCTGGAGTATTGTAAAACATTGGATAATTCGACGAATTTGCAGAGCAACGTAGCTGAACGAATATTCAAG AATTACCTCTGTGAAGATCAGCTGCTTAACAGAGGAGTCTTAAACAAAATAGCAGAAGAGCTATGTTTTGATATGGCTGCCTATGAGGGTTACATGGActgtgcagacaactccaagaaAGTAGAAGAGACTGCTCTTTCTTGGAAATCAAAACCTATCCCGA GTGTaccacattttattattaatggAGAGACACATATCTCAGGTTCACTGGAGCCCGACGCATTTGCAAAGACA